From the Polyangiaceae bacterium genome, the window CCACCACCGCGGCAATGCGCGTGTGCAGTTCCCCTTCGCTGGTCGAGTCGCTGTTCGCTCGGCTTCGCTCGAGCTCAGAGGGTTCGAGGGACTGCTTGGCCAACTCCGCGAACAGGTCGTCGAGATCGGAGAAGTGTTGATAAATGGACCGCAGGGAAACGTTCGCTTGTTTCGCGATCTGTTCGGCGGTGGGTTTTGCGCTGCCGCTGGCGATCAACGAGCGCAGCGCCTCAATGATGCGCTTGCGCGTCTGCATGCGGCGCTTCACACGGCCATCGATTGGGGCGGCGGTCATTCTGCGTACCACGCTCTGTTGGGTGCGCTCATAGCCCCTTCTCGAAGCGCTCTGTGAAGCGCCTCACCCTGAGCAGCTCGCCGTCGATGGTCAGGCGCTTGTCGAGGCTCGCAGCGAGTGGGTTGTCTTTGCCGAGAGCCATGCGTTTCCAGGTCAAGCTGTCCGTGCGCAGCGTTGCGAAAGGCTCTGGGGTCCCAGGTAGCGGATCGCCCATGGCGATTTCAGCGACGCCGTTTCTTACGGTAACGAACACGCTTTCGTCCAGGTCCTTGAACTGGATCTTCAGCGTTTCCTGAACGTCTTTTGCTTCGTCGGTCTTGAGTCGTGTCGCCATGGTGTCGAAGAATGTCGAGACGGGTAGCTCCGAGAGTAGCGTATCGCTGACTTCTGGCTTGAGCGTGCTGTCTTTGCCTTCGGCTTCGAGCGCCGTTTGCAGAAGGTACCCGCGCCCGTTGGTGTTGTAGACATCCTGCCCAACGCCGCGGAGAGCGCGCGCGAAGAGCGGCTTTAGCTCTTTTCGCGCGGAATCATCTGCGGCATCTTCGAGCTTCGCGAGTAGGTGCATGGCCCAGCGCGCATCGCCTCCGTCCAGGGCCTGCTTGGCCATCTCCAAGACCTTCGCGGTGCCGCCCATGGCTTCGAGCTCCCGCTTGCTCAGCTCTCGTTTGGGTAACGGGTAGAGTGACTCAGCGCTGCCATCGAACCACCCAAGTTCGTTGTCGTAGATGGCTCGCACCGACCAGTCCACCTGCCCGTAGAGTTCCGCCAGTTCCGGTGCGTTCGCCAGGTGGGGGGGGAGGTGAATCGTGTCGGCCAGTTCATCTACGCTGCGTCCGGCGTTTGCGCCTTGCACCACTGCATTCCGCACGTAGGCGATGCCGTCACGGTAAGTGACCAGCGCCTTCCTCACGGCCTCCTTCCCCGACACCGGGACGGTGTGGGACGGCACCAGGTGCTCGGGCTCGAGGCGCCGCATGGCATCAAGGCTGCCAATCCACTCTGACACGGGGCGCGCGCGGGTTCCGCGGATCGTGTAGAGATTCGGGAAAGCGCGATAGAAGTTGTCCCCCGGGAGTAGCGCTTTCTGACTTGGGATCCACACGAAGAGCTCATCGTCGGTTTCGCCGTGCGCCTCGACGAGTTGAATCTCCACGCCACCGACCTGAAAGCTTGTCTTCTCGCTGAACGTCTTGGTTGGCATGCGAATGCCGCCGCCTACGTGCAGGTCAAAGTCGGGGTTCTTGCCGAGCGCCGAGCACTCGAGCGATTGCTTGTCTACATTGCGTCCGAACTGTCTTACCCCGCGGATACGTTCCGCACGCTGGAACACCCCGTACTGCTTGATGAAGTGATCCCGGAATCGCGAGGTCGCCCAGATCTCCGTGCCCTCGTCCAGCCACACATTGGCTCCCCCAACGTGATCGATGTGGCTGTGGGTGAAGATCAGCGCCTTCGTGGGGCCAGGCGCAACCTTGGAGAGCTCCGCCTTCGCTTGGGCTGCGCGCTCTGGGCTCATCATCGCGTCGACTACGACGTTTCCGTCCGGTGTGCGGAGCACGATCGTGTTTGCGAGATCGTAGCCAACTGCCACGAACAGCTGGGGCGTGACGGTCACTACTCGGGGAGCACCGATTGCGCTTTGGCAGTGGTCAGTCAGCGTCCTTGGAGTGGGGACGAGCGGAGCCGGCGTGGGCTCAGACTTGGAGCAAGCGAGGCAGAGCAGCGCAACCAGCAGCGACGAGCGTGC encodes:
- a CDS encoding MBL fold metallo-hydrolase, with protein sequence MNAARSSLLVALLCLACSKSEPTPAPLVPTPRTLTDHCQSAIGAPRVVTVTPQLFVAVGYDLANTIVLRTPDGNVVVDAMMSPERAAQAKAELSKVAPGPTKALIFTHSHIDHVGGANVWLDEGTEIWATSRFRDHFIKQYGVFQRAERIRGVRQFGRNVDKQSLECSALGKNPDFDLHVGGGIRMPTKTFSEKTSFQVGGVEIQLVEAHGETDDELFVWIPSQKALLPGDNFYRAFPNLYTIRGTRARPVSEWIGSLDAMRRLEPEHLVPSHTVPVSGKEAVRKALVTYRDGIAYVRNAVVQGANAGRSVDELADTIHLPPHLANAPELAELYGQVDWSVRAIYDNELGWFDGSAESLYPLPKRELSKRELEAMGGTAKVLEMAKQALDGGDARWAMHLLAKLEDAADDSARKELKPLFARALRGVGQDVYNTNGRGYLLQTALEAEGKDSTLKPEVSDTLLSELPVSTFFDTMATRLKTDEAKDVQETLKIQFKDLDESVFVTVRNGVAEIAMGDPLPGTPEPFATLRTDSLTWKRMALGKDNPLAASLDKRLTIDGELLRVRRFTERFEKGL